A region of Deltaproteobacteria bacterium DNA encodes the following proteins:
- a CDS encoding DUF4395 family protein has protein sequence MSAHCPISGKLTDNTAGRVVASVVVLVSLAAIATGAWWVFAVLAVDFAWRSFAPDRKSPLAFVADRLVAAFDWKRVPSDAAPKLFATRLGLAMCVATFALAAMGLTALALVAGAAFAACIALYAAADVCVACHVYQFWGRLRGDRAPTPA, from the coding sequence ATGAGCGCGCACTGCCCGATCTCCGGAAAACTGACCGACAACACCGCCGGCCGCGTGGTGGCCTCGGTCGTCGTTCTCGTGTCGCTCGCCGCCATCGCGACGGGCGCGTGGTGGGTCTTCGCCGTGCTGGCGGTTGATTTCGCCTGGCGTTCATTCGCGCCCGACCGCAAGAGCCCGCTCGCCTTTGTCGCGGATCGTCTGGTCGCCGCGTTCGACTGGAAACGTGTACCCAGCGATGCCGCGCCCAAACTCTTCGCCACGCGCCTGGGCCTCGCGATGTGCGTGGCGACGTTCGCGCTCGCCGCGATGGGGTTGACGGCGCTCGCGCTCGTCGCCGGCGCGGCCTTCGCGGCGTGCATCGCGCTCTACGCCGCCGCCGACGTGTGCGTCGCCTGCCACGTGTATCAGTTCTGGGGGCGGCTGCGCGGCGATCGGGCGCCGACACCGGCGTAA